A region from the Variovorax sp. V93 genome encodes:
- a CDS encoding TRAP transporter substrate-binding protein, whose protein sequence is MTLLTRRSALRTLSALPAAGIVSAVPRIARAAEFSYKYGNNLPLSHPLNIRAQEAADRIAKESKGRVEIKIFPNNQLGGDTDMLAQVRSGGIEFFTPSALVIATLVPVAAINAVGFAFNDYGQVWGAMDGKLGAHVRGAIAKSRLYAFEKMWDNGFRQTTSSKAPVTNAKDMDGLKIRVPVSPLSISMFKGLGAAPASLQFSEVYSALQTKIVDAQENPLPIIQVAKLFEVQKFCSLTNHIWDGYWFVANGRAWEALPDDLKTIVARAINDAGMQQREDIKKLNESVVGDLQAKGLSINRPVAESFRAKLRESGFYGEWKGRFGPEAWALLEGAVGKLA, encoded by the coding sequence ATGACCTTGCTGACCCGCCGCAGTGCCTTGCGCACGCTTTCCGCCCTCCCCGCCGCCGGCATCGTGTCGGCCGTGCCGCGCATCGCGCGCGCCGCGGAGTTCTCGTACAAGTACGGCAACAACCTGCCGCTCAGCCATCCGCTGAACATCCGCGCGCAGGAGGCGGCCGACCGCATTGCCAAGGAAAGCAAGGGCCGGGTCGAGATCAAGATCTTCCCCAACAACCAGCTCGGCGGCGACACCGACATGCTGGCGCAGGTGCGCTCGGGCGGCATCGAGTTCTTCACGCCCTCGGCACTGGTGATTGCCACGCTGGTGCCGGTGGCCGCCATCAACGCGGTGGGCTTCGCGTTCAACGACTACGGCCAGGTGTGGGGCGCGATGGACGGCAAGCTCGGCGCCCATGTGCGCGGCGCCATTGCCAAGTCGCGCCTCTACGCCTTCGAGAAGATGTGGGACAACGGCTTTCGCCAGACCACCAGCAGCAAGGCGCCGGTCACCAATGCCAAGGACATGGACGGCCTGAAGATCCGCGTGCCCGTGAGCCCGCTGTCGATCTCGATGTTCAAGGGCCTGGGCGCCGCGCCCGCGAGCCTGCAGTTCAGCGAGGTGTATTCCGCGCTGCAGACCAAGATCGTCGATGCGCAGGAAAATCCGCTGCCGATCATCCAGGTGGCCAAGCTGTTCGAGGTACAGAAGTTCTGCTCGCTCACCAACCACATCTGGGACGGCTACTGGTTCGTTGCCAACGGCCGCGCCTGGGAAGCATTGCCCGACGACCTCAAGACCATCGTGGCGCGCGCGATCAACGACGCCGGCATGCAGCAGCGCGAAGACATCAAGAAACTCAATGAATCGGTGGTCGGCGACCTGCAGGCCAAGGGTCTCAGCATCAACCGCCCGGTGGCCGAGAGCTTTCGCGCCAAGCTGCGCGAATCGGGCTTCTACGGCGAGTGGAAAGGCCGCTTCGGCCCCGAGGCGTGGGCGCTGCTCGAAGGCGCCGTCGGCAAGCTGGCCTGA